In Cyprinus carpio isolate SPL01 chromosome A1, ASM1834038v1, whole genome shotgun sequence, the following proteins share a genomic window:
- the LOC109080981 gene encoding microtubule-associated protein 9-like isoform X6 has translation MDDEPFSTTLAYTKSPKASRRTTFQDELKTAVSARANMHSYPDDFDDDDDDDDADILNELLKMQKQKKGRFKAGKTKGIINDFKLSGDEEENVKPKKVSFMKTKRTSSPVNSEQLNFMKSGDDRHSSVRSQSNSSSLHSDSPFSSLSEKFLPESALLQNHERSKSVTQSRNQTESVVKKSLSDSPLPLNSENSQRESCPEPLPPEQDEDNQRIGEPRVPQPRERSVKPKLSTGCPAQDMSPRPKPRQRTVNMCDFGQLEEEPPAETPAYSRTATSSMSIALSSEKSQTSASDSVLHPDEDQAMSEKSEFCSPAEQMSEAPVTVDSAASEESKERNYSTSLEETHESLQGSLDHTSTTLSQKSADSITRMHQTLKLIDTEQRLLDIRPSSSRSSSSRKPKSSYKAESKYLGALKILDRRTEEIQRVPEAADSLRAAVYQVSRDSPEKLAKIADAKASFDAWKEKKSEVIRTKVKEKQEAIKQQQIEMNKKQENKETAKQQIFEKWKEEHDSILKDRIREKKQSERRQKLQQAKEKHERKKDSISAFAGWSDRKKDVIGEKVRAEHRKEKIKEVEEEYEKEEKEKMALEMYDKWLKRKEFQQKRERKEKKIQAILQEEPPPPWSPPNKTIPFGK, from the exons ATGGATGATGAGCCTTTTTCTACAACGCTTGCTTACACGAAAAGCCCTAAAGCTTCCAGAAGAACAACTTTTCAG GATGAGCTAAAGACAGCTGTGTCTGCTAGAGCCAACATGCATAGTTACCCTGATgactttgatgatgatgatgacgatgatgatg CAGACATACTCAACGAACTCCTCAAGATGCAAAAACAGAAGAAGGGGAGGTTTAAAGCTGGAAAGACCAAAGGCATAATCAATGATTTCAAGCTTTCTGGTGATGAAGAGGAAAATGTCAAACCCAAAAAAGTGTCTTTCATGAAAACCAAAAGGACCAGCTCACCTGTGAACTCCGAACAGCTAAACTTCATGAAAAGTGGAGATGACCGGCACAGTTCTGTCCGTTCGCAAAGCAATTCTTCCAGTCTGCATTCGGATTCCCCTTTTTCCTCTCTATCTGAGAAGTTTCTACCAGAGTCCGCTTTGCTCCAGAATCACGAACGGTCCAAATCAGTCACGCAGTCGAGGAACCAGACAGAATCTGTGGTGAAGAAGAGCCTGTCAGATTCTCCACTGCCACTAAACTCTGAGAACAGCCAACGGGAATCCTGTCCAGAGCCACTGCCTCCAGAACAAGATGAGGACAACCAAAGGATTGGTGAACCACGCGTCCCTCAACCCAGGGAGAGAAGCGTTAAACCAAAACTCTCCACAG GTTGTCCTGCTCAAGACATGTCACCCAGACCCAAACCCAGACAGAGGACAGTAAATATGTGTGACTTCGGTCAGTTAGAAGAGGAACCCCCAGCAGAGACCCCTGCGTACAGCAGAACAGCCACGTCTTCTATGTCTATAGCCCTCTCTTCAGAGAAGAGTCAAACCTCTGCCAGTGATAGTGTTCTG CATCCAGATGAAGACCAGGCCATGTCAGAAAAGTCAGAGTTTTGTTCACCAGCAGAGCAGATGTCTGAGGCTCCAGTCACTGTAGACAGCG CTGCCTCAGAAGAGAGCAAAGAGAGAAATTATTCAACATCCCTTGAAGAAACACAT GAGAGTTTGCAGGGTTCCCTTGACCACACATCAACCACACTAAGCCAAAAATCAGCCGACAG TATAACTCGAATGCACCAAACATTGAAACTCATCGATACTGAGCAACGTCTTCTGGACATCAGACCTTCAAGCTCTCGGTCATCCAGTTCCAGAAAACCCAAGAGCTCTTATAAAGCAGAGTCGAAATACCTGGGAGCTCTGAAGATTCTGGATCGGAGGACCGAGGAGATCCAGCGGGTTCCAGAAGCAGCAGATTCACTGAGAGCTGCTGTGTACCAGGTGTCCAGAGACTCACCA GAAAAGCTTGCTAAAATCGCAGATGCAAAGGCGTCTTTTGATGcatggaaagagaaaaaaagtgaagtCATTCGAACGAAAGTCAAAGAAAAACAGGAGGCAATAAagcaacaacaaatagaaatgaataaaaagcaaGAAAACAAGGAAACGGCAAAACag CAGATTTTTGAGAAGTGGAAAGAGGAGCATGACAGTATCCTTAAAGACAGGATAAGGGAAAAGAAACAGAGTGAGAGAAGACAGAAACTACAGCAGGCCAAAGAGAAACACGAGAGGAAGAAGGACTCCATTTCTGCTTTCGCTGGATG GAGTGACCGAAAGAAGGATGTTATCGGAGAGAAAGTCAGGGCAGAACACAGGAAGGAGAAGATAAAGGAAGTGGAGGAGGAATATGAaaaggaggaaaaagaaaaaatggcatTGGAGATGTATGACAAATGGCTG aaaagaaaagagtttcaacaaaagagagagagaaaagagaagaagatTCAGGCTATTCTTCAGGAGGAGCCTCCTCCACCCTGGAGCCCACCGAATAAAACAATCCCATTCGGAAAATGA
- the LOC109080981 gene encoding microtubule-associated protein 9-like isoform X5, translating to MDDEPFSTTLAYTKSPKASRRTTFQDELKTAVSARANMHSYPDDFDDDDDDDDADILNELLKMQKQKKGRFKAGKTKGIINDFKLSGDEEENVKPKKVSFMKTKRTSSPVNSEQLNFMKSGDDRHSSVRSQSNSSSLHSDSPFSSLSEKFLPESALLQNHERSKSVTQSRNQTESVVKKSLSDSPLPLNSENSQRESCPEPLPPEQDEDNQRIGEPRVPQPRERSVKPKLSTGCPAQDMSPRPKPRQRTVNMCDFGQLEEEPPAETPAYSRTATSSMSIALSSEKSQTSASDSVLHPDEDQAMSEKSEFCSPAEQMSEAPVTVDSAASEESKERNYSTSLEETHESLQGSLDHTSTTLSQKSADRPSSSRSSSSRKPKSSYKAESKYLGALKILDRRTEEIQRVPEAADSLRAAVYQEWLKKKEETLKITRSAKKQEEKLKEEKVQEEKLAKIADAKASFDAWKEKKSEVIRTKVKEKQEAIKQQQIEMNKKQENKETAKQIFEKWKEEHDSILKDRIREKKQSERRQKLQQAKEKHERKKDSISAFAGWSDRKKDVIGEKVRAEHRKEKIKEVEEEYEKEEKEKMALEMYDKWLKRKEFQQKRERKEKKIQAILQEEPPPPWSPPNKTIPFGK from the exons ATGGATGATGAGCCTTTTTCTACAACGCTTGCTTACACGAAAAGCCCTAAAGCTTCCAGAAGAACAACTTTTCAG GATGAGCTAAAGACAGCTGTGTCTGCTAGAGCCAACATGCATAGTTACCCTGATgactttgatgatgatgatgacgatgatgatg CAGACATACTCAACGAACTCCTCAAGATGCAAAAACAGAAGAAGGGGAGGTTTAAAGCTGGAAAGACCAAAGGCATAATCAATGATTTCAAGCTTTCTGGTGATGAAGAGGAAAATGTCAAACCCAAAAAAGTGTCTTTCATGAAAACCAAAAGGACCAGCTCACCTGTGAACTCCGAACAGCTAAACTTCATGAAAAGTGGAGATGACCGGCACAGTTCTGTCCGTTCGCAAAGCAATTCTTCCAGTCTGCATTCGGATTCCCCTTTTTCCTCTCTATCTGAGAAGTTTCTACCAGAGTCCGCTTTGCTCCAGAATCACGAACGGTCCAAATCAGTCACGCAGTCGAGGAACCAGACAGAATCTGTGGTGAAGAAGAGCCTGTCAGATTCTCCACTGCCACTAAACTCTGAGAACAGCCAACGGGAATCCTGTCCAGAGCCACTGCCTCCAGAACAAGATGAGGACAACCAAAGGATTGGTGAACCACGCGTCCCTCAACCCAGGGAGAGAAGCGTTAAACCAAAACTCTCCACAG GTTGTCCTGCTCAAGACATGTCACCCAGACCCAAACCCAGACAGAGGACAGTAAATATGTGTGACTTCGGTCAGTTAGAAGAGGAACCCCCAGCAGAGACCCCTGCGTACAGCAGAACAGCCACGTCTTCTATGTCTATAGCCCTCTCTTCAGAGAAGAGTCAAACCTCTGCCAGTGATAGTGTTCTG CATCCAGATGAAGACCAGGCCATGTCAGAAAAGTCAGAGTTTTGTTCACCAGCAGAGCAGATGTCTGAGGCTCCAGTCACTGTAGACAGCG CTGCCTCAGAAGAGAGCAAAGAGAGAAATTATTCAACATCCCTTGAAGAAACACAT GAGAGTTTGCAGGGTTCCCTTGACCACACATCAACCACACTAAGCCAAAAATCAGCCGACAG ACCTTCAAGCTCTCGGTCATCCAGTTCCAGAAAACCCAAGAGCTCTTATAAAGCAGAGTCGAAATACCTGGGAGCTCTGAAGATTCTGGATCGGAGGACCGAGGAGATCCAGCGGGTTCCAGAAGCAGCAGATTCACTGAGAGCTGCTGTGTACCAG gAATGgcttaaaaagaaagaagaaactttaaaaataacaagGAGTGCAAAAAAGCAGGAAGAGAAATTAAAAGAGGAGAAAGTGCAAGAA GAAAAGCTTGCTAAAATCGCAGATGCAAAGGCGTCTTTTGATGcatggaaagagaaaaaaagtgaagtCATTCGAACGAAAGTCAAAGAAAAACAGGAGGCAATAAagcaacaacaaatagaaatgaataaaaagcaaGAAAACAAGGAAACGGCAAAACag ATTTTTGAGAAGTGGAAAGAGGAGCATGACAGTATCCTTAAAGACAGGATAAGGGAAAAGAAACAGAGTGAGAGAAGACAGAAACTACAGCAGGCCAAAGAGAAACACGAGAGGAAGAAGGACTCCATTTCTGCTTTCGCTGGATG GAGTGACCGAAAGAAGGATGTTATCGGAGAGAAAGTCAGGGCAGAACACAGGAAGGAGAAGATAAAGGAAGTGGAGGAGGAATATGAaaaggaggaaaaagaaaaaatggcatTGGAGATGTATGACAAATGGCTG aaaagaaaagagtttcaacaaaagagagagagaaaagagaagaagatTCAGGCTATTCTTCAGGAGGAGCCTCCTCCACCCTGGAGCCCACCGAATAAAACAATCCCATTCGGAAAATGA
- the LOC109080981 gene encoding microtubule-associated protein 9-like isoform X7 — protein MDDEPFSTTLAYTKSPKASRRTTFQDELKTAVSARANMHSYPDDFDDDDDDDDADILNELLKMQKQKKGRFKAGKTKGIINDFKLSGDEEENVKPKKVSFMKTKRTSSPVNSEQLNFMKSGDDRHSSVRSQSNSSSLHSDSPFSSLSEKFLPESALLQNHERSKSVTQSRNQTESVVKKSLSDSPLPLNSENSQRESCPEPLPPEQDEDNQRIGEPRVPQPRERSVKPKLSTGCPAQDMSPRPKPRQRTVNMCDFGQLEEEPPAETPAYSRTATSSMSIALSSEKSQTSASDSVLHPDEDQAMSEKSEFCSPAEQMSEAPVTVDSAASEESKERNYSTSLEETHESLQGSLDHTSTTLSQKSADSSRKPKSSYKAESKYLGALKILDRRTEEIQRVPEAADSLRAAVYQEWLKKKEETLKITRSAKKQEEKLKEEKVQEEKLAKIADAKASFDAWKEKKSEVIRTKVKEKQEAIKQQQIEMNKKQENKETAKQQIFEKWKEEHDSILKDRIREKKQSERRQKLQQAKEKHERKKDSISAFAGWSDRKKDVIGEKVRAEHRKEKIKEVEEEYEKEEKEKMALEMYDKWLKRKEFQQKRERKEKKIQAILQEEPPPPWSPPNKTIPFGK, from the exons ATGGATGATGAGCCTTTTTCTACAACGCTTGCTTACACGAAAAGCCCTAAAGCTTCCAGAAGAACAACTTTTCAG GATGAGCTAAAGACAGCTGTGTCTGCTAGAGCCAACATGCATAGTTACCCTGATgactttgatgatgatgatgacgatgatgatg CAGACATACTCAACGAACTCCTCAAGATGCAAAAACAGAAGAAGGGGAGGTTTAAAGCTGGAAAGACCAAAGGCATAATCAATGATTTCAAGCTTTCTGGTGATGAAGAGGAAAATGTCAAACCCAAAAAAGTGTCTTTCATGAAAACCAAAAGGACCAGCTCACCTGTGAACTCCGAACAGCTAAACTTCATGAAAAGTGGAGATGACCGGCACAGTTCTGTCCGTTCGCAAAGCAATTCTTCCAGTCTGCATTCGGATTCCCCTTTTTCCTCTCTATCTGAGAAGTTTCTACCAGAGTCCGCTTTGCTCCAGAATCACGAACGGTCCAAATCAGTCACGCAGTCGAGGAACCAGACAGAATCTGTGGTGAAGAAGAGCCTGTCAGATTCTCCACTGCCACTAAACTCTGAGAACAGCCAACGGGAATCCTGTCCAGAGCCACTGCCTCCAGAACAAGATGAGGACAACCAAAGGATTGGTGAACCACGCGTCCCTCAACCCAGGGAGAGAAGCGTTAAACCAAAACTCTCCACAG GTTGTCCTGCTCAAGACATGTCACCCAGACCCAAACCCAGACAGAGGACAGTAAATATGTGTGACTTCGGTCAGTTAGAAGAGGAACCCCCAGCAGAGACCCCTGCGTACAGCAGAACAGCCACGTCTTCTATGTCTATAGCCCTCTCTTCAGAGAAGAGTCAAACCTCTGCCAGTGATAGTGTTCTG CATCCAGATGAAGACCAGGCCATGTCAGAAAAGTCAGAGTTTTGTTCACCAGCAGAGCAGATGTCTGAGGCTCCAGTCACTGTAGACAGCG CTGCCTCAGAAGAGAGCAAAGAGAGAAATTATTCAACATCCCTTGAAGAAACACAT GAGAGTTTGCAGGGTTCCCTTGACCACACATCAACCACACTAAGCCAAAAATCAGCCGACAG TTCCAGAAAACCCAAGAGCTCTTATAAAGCAGAGTCGAAATACCTGGGAGCTCTGAAGATTCTGGATCGGAGGACCGAGGAGATCCAGCGGGTTCCAGAAGCAGCAGATTCACTGAGAGCTGCTGTGTACCAG gAATGgcttaaaaagaaagaagaaactttaaaaataacaagGAGTGCAAAAAAGCAGGAAGAGAAATTAAAAGAGGAGAAAGTGCAAGAA GAAAAGCTTGCTAAAATCGCAGATGCAAAGGCGTCTTTTGATGcatggaaagagaaaaaaagtgaagtCATTCGAACGAAAGTCAAAGAAAAACAGGAGGCAATAAagcaacaacaaatagaaatgaataaaaagcaaGAAAACAAGGAAACGGCAAAACag CAGATTTTTGAGAAGTGGAAAGAGGAGCATGACAGTATCCTTAAAGACAGGATAAGGGAAAAGAAACAGAGTGAGAGAAGACAGAAACTACAGCAGGCCAAAGAGAAACACGAGAGGAAGAAGGACTCCATTTCTGCTTTCGCTGGATG GAGTGACCGAAAGAAGGATGTTATCGGAGAGAAAGTCAGGGCAGAACACAGGAAGGAGAAGATAAAGGAAGTGGAGGAGGAATATGAaaaggaggaaaaagaaaaaatggcatTGGAGATGTATGACAAATGGCTG aaaagaaaagagtttcaacaaaagagagagagaaaagagaagaagatTCAGGCTATTCTTCAGGAGGAGCCTCCTCCACCCTGGAGCCCACCGAATAAAACAATCCCATTCGGAAAATGA
- the LOC109080981 gene encoding microtubule-associated protein 9-like isoform X1 yields the protein MDDEPFSTTLAYTKSPKASRRTTFQDELKTAVSARANMHSYPDDFDDDDDDDDADILNELLKMQKQKKGRFKAGKTKGIINDFKLSGDEEENVKPKKVSFMKTKRTSSPVNSEQLNFMKSGDDRHSSVRSQSNSSSLHSDSPFSSLSEKFLPESALLQNHERSKSVTQSRNQTESVVKKSLSDSPLPLNSENSQRESCPEPLPPEQDEDNQRIGEPRVPQPRERSVKPKLSTGCPAQDMSPRPKPRQRTVNMCDFGQLEEEPPAETPAYSRTATSSMSIALSSEKSQTSASDSVLHPDEDQAMSEKSEFCSPAEQMSEAPVTVDSAASEESKERNYSTSLEETHESLQGSLDHTSTTLSQKSADSITRMHQTLKLIDTEQRLLDIRPSSSRSSSSRKPKSSYKAESKYLGALKILDRRTEEIQRVPEAADSLRAAVYQEWLKKKEETLKITRSAKKQEEKLKEEKVQEEKLAKIADAKASFDAWKEKKSEVIRTKVKEKQEAIKQQQIEMNKKQENKETAKQQIFEKWKEEHDSILKDRIREKKQSERRQKLQQAKEKHERKKDSISAFAGWSDRKKDVIGEKVRAEHRKEKIKEVEEEYEKEEKEKMALEMYDKWLKRKEFQQKRERKEKKIQAILQEEPPPPWSPPNKTIPFGK from the exons ATGGATGATGAGCCTTTTTCTACAACGCTTGCTTACACGAAAAGCCCTAAAGCTTCCAGAAGAACAACTTTTCAG GATGAGCTAAAGACAGCTGTGTCTGCTAGAGCCAACATGCATAGTTACCCTGATgactttgatgatgatgatgacgatgatgatg CAGACATACTCAACGAACTCCTCAAGATGCAAAAACAGAAGAAGGGGAGGTTTAAAGCTGGAAAGACCAAAGGCATAATCAATGATTTCAAGCTTTCTGGTGATGAAGAGGAAAATGTCAAACCCAAAAAAGTGTCTTTCATGAAAACCAAAAGGACCAGCTCACCTGTGAACTCCGAACAGCTAAACTTCATGAAAAGTGGAGATGACCGGCACAGTTCTGTCCGTTCGCAAAGCAATTCTTCCAGTCTGCATTCGGATTCCCCTTTTTCCTCTCTATCTGAGAAGTTTCTACCAGAGTCCGCTTTGCTCCAGAATCACGAACGGTCCAAATCAGTCACGCAGTCGAGGAACCAGACAGAATCTGTGGTGAAGAAGAGCCTGTCAGATTCTCCACTGCCACTAAACTCTGAGAACAGCCAACGGGAATCCTGTCCAGAGCCACTGCCTCCAGAACAAGATGAGGACAACCAAAGGATTGGTGAACCACGCGTCCCTCAACCCAGGGAGAGAAGCGTTAAACCAAAACTCTCCACAG GTTGTCCTGCTCAAGACATGTCACCCAGACCCAAACCCAGACAGAGGACAGTAAATATGTGTGACTTCGGTCAGTTAGAAGAGGAACCCCCAGCAGAGACCCCTGCGTACAGCAGAACAGCCACGTCTTCTATGTCTATAGCCCTCTCTTCAGAGAAGAGTCAAACCTCTGCCAGTGATAGTGTTCTG CATCCAGATGAAGACCAGGCCATGTCAGAAAAGTCAGAGTTTTGTTCACCAGCAGAGCAGATGTCTGAGGCTCCAGTCACTGTAGACAGCG CTGCCTCAGAAGAGAGCAAAGAGAGAAATTATTCAACATCCCTTGAAGAAACACAT GAGAGTTTGCAGGGTTCCCTTGACCACACATCAACCACACTAAGCCAAAAATCAGCCGACAG TATAACTCGAATGCACCAAACATTGAAACTCATCGATACTGAGCAACGTCTTCTGGACATCAGACCTTCAAGCTCTCGGTCATCCAGTTCCAGAAAACCCAAGAGCTCTTATAAAGCAGAGTCGAAATACCTGGGAGCTCTGAAGATTCTGGATCGGAGGACCGAGGAGATCCAGCGGGTTCCAGAAGCAGCAGATTCACTGAGAGCTGCTGTGTACCAG gAATGgcttaaaaagaaagaagaaactttaaaaataacaagGAGTGCAAAAAAGCAGGAAGAGAAATTAAAAGAGGAGAAAGTGCAAGAA GAAAAGCTTGCTAAAATCGCAGATGCAAAGGCGTCTTTTGATGcatggaaagagaaaaaaagtgaagtCATTCGAACGAAAGTCAAAGAAAAACAGGAGGCAATAAagcaacaacaaatagaaatgaataaaaagcaaGAAAACAAGGAAACGGCAAAACag CAGATTTTTGAGAAGTGGAAAGAGGAGCATGACAGTATCCTTAAAGACAGGATAAGGGAAAAGAAACAGAGTGAGAGAAGACAGAAACTACAGCAGGCCAAAGAGAAACACGAGAGGAAGAAGGACTCCATTTCTGCTTTCGCTGGATG GAGTGACCGAAAGAAGGATGTTATCGGAGAGAAAGTCAGGGCAGAACACAGGAAGGAGAAGATAAAGGAAGTGGAGGAGGAATATGAaaaggaggaaaaagaaaaaatggcatTGGAGATGTATGACAAATGGCTG aaaagaaaagagtttcaacaaaagagagagagaaaagagaagaagatTCAGGCTATTCTTCAGGAGGAGCCTCCTCCACCCTGGAGCCCACCGAATAAAACAATCCCATTCGGAAAATGA
- the LOC109080981 gene encoding microtubule-associated protein 9-like isoform X10, whose amino-acid sequence MDDEPFSTTLAYTKSPKASRRTTFQDELKTAVSARANMHSYPDDFDDDDDDDDDILNELLKMQKQKKGRFKAGKTKGIINDFKLSGDEEENVKPKKVSFMKTKRTSSPVNSEQLNFMKSGDDRHSSVRSQSNSSSLHSDSPFSSLSEKFLPESALLQNHERSKSVTQSRNQTESVVKKSLSDSPLPLNSENSQRESCPEPLPPEQDEDNQRIGEPRVPQPRERSVKPKLSTGCPAQDMSPRPKPRQRTVNMCDFGQLEEEPPAETPAYSRTATSSMSIALSSEKSQTSASDSVLHPDEDQAMSEKSEFCSPAEQMSEAPVTVDSAASEESKERNYSTSLEETHESLQGSLDHTSTTLSQKSADSITRMHQTLKLIDTEQRLLDIRPSSSRSSSSRKPKSSYKAESKYLGALKILDRRTEEIQRVPEAADSLRAAVYQEWLKKKEETLKITRSAKKQEEKLKEEKVQEEKLAKIADAKASFDAWKEKKSEVIRTKVKEKQEAIKQQQIEMNKKQENKETAKQIFEKWKEEHDSILKDRIREKKQSERRQKLQQAKEKHERKKDSISAFAGWSDRKKDVIGEKVRAEHRKEKIKEVEEEYEKEEKEKMALEMYDKWLKRKEFQQKRERKEKKIQAILQEEPPPPWSPPNKTIPFGK is encoded by the exons ATGGATGATGAGCCTTTTTCTACAACGCTTGCTTACACGAAAAGCCCTAAAGCTTCCAGAAGAACAACTTTTCAG GATGAGCTAAAGACAGCTGTGTCTGCTAGAGCCAACATGCATAGTTACCCTGATgactttgatgatgatgatgacgatgatgatg ACATACTCAACGAACTCCTCAAGATGCAAAAACAGAAGAAGGGGAGGTTTAAAGCTGGAAAGACCAAAGGCATAATCAATGATTTCAAGCTTTCTGGTGATGAAGAGGAAAATGTCAAACCCAAAAAAGTGTCTTTCATGAAAACCAAAAGGACCAGCTCACCTGTGAACTCCGAACAGCTAAACTTCATGAAAAGTGGAGATGACCGGCACAGTTCTGTCCGTTCGCAAAGCAATTCTTCCAGTCTGCATTCGGATTCCCCTTTTTCCTCTCTATCTGAGAAGTTTCTACCAGAGTCCGCTTTGCTCCAGAATCACGAACGGTCCAAATCAGTCACGCAGTCGAGGAACCAGACAGAATCTGTGGTGAAGAAGAGCCTGTCAGATTCTCCACTGCCACTAAACTCTGAGAACAGCCAACGGGAATCCTGTCCAGAGCCACTGCCTCCAGAACAAGATGAGGACAACCAAAGGATTGGTGAACCACGCGTCCCTCAACCCAGGGAGAGAAGCGTTAAACCAAAACTCTCCACAG GTTGTCCTGCTCAAGACATGTCACCCAGACCCAAACCCAGACAGAGGACAGTAAATATGTGTGACTTCGGTCAGTTAGAAGAGGAACCCCCAGCAGAGACCCCTGCGTACAGCAGAACAGCCACGTCTTCTATGTCTATAGCCCTCTCTTCAGAGAAGAGTCAAACCTCTGCCAGTGATAGTGTTCTG CATCCAGATGAAGACCAGGCCATGTCAGAAAAGTCAGAGTTTTGTTCACCAGCAGAGCAGATGTCTGAGGCTCCAGTCACTGTAGACAGCG CTGCCTCAGAAGAGAGCAAAGAGAGAAATTATTCAACATCCCTTGAAGAAACACAT GAGAGTTTGCAGGGTTCCCTTGACCACACATCAACCACACTAAGCCAAAAATCAGCCGACAG TATAACTCGAATGCACCAAACATTGAAACTCATCGATACTGAGCAACGTCTTCTGGACATCAGACCTTCAAGCTCTCGGTCATCCAGTTCCAGAAAACCCAAGAGCTCTTATAAAGCAGAGTCGAAATACCTGGGAGCTCTGAAGATTCTGGATCGGAGGACCGAGGAGATCCAGCGGGTTCCAGAAGCAGCAGATTCACTGAGAGCTGCTGTGTACCAG gAATGgcttaaaaagaaagaagaaactttaaaaataacaagGAGTGCAAAAAAGCAGGAAGAGAAATTAAAAGAGGAGAAAGTGCAAGAA GAAAAGCTTGCTAAAATCGCAGATGCAAAGGCGTCTTTTGATGcatggaaagagaaaaaaagtgaagtCATTCGAACGAAAGTCAAAGAAAAACAGGAGGCAATAAagcaacaacaaatagaaatgaataaaaagcaaGAAAACAAGGAAACGGCAAAACag ATTTTTGAGAAGTGGAAAGAGGAGCATGACAGTATCCTTAAAGACAGGATAAGGGAAAAGAAACAGAGTGAGAGAAGACAGAAACTACAGCAGGCCAAAGAGAAACACGAGAGGAAGAAGGACTCCATTTCTGCTTTCGCTGGATG GAGTGACCGAAAGAAGGATGTTATCGGAGAGAAAGTCAGGGCAGAACACAGGAAGGAGAAGATAAAGGAAGTGGAGGAGGAATATGAaaaggaggaaaaagaaaaaatggcatTGGAGATGTATGACAAATGGCTG aaaagaaaagagtttcaacaaaagagagagagaaaagagaagaagatTCAGGCTATTCTTCAGGAGGAGCCTCCTCCACCCTGGAGCCCACCGAATAAAACAATCCCATTCGGAAAATGA